The following are encoded together in the Brassica napus cultivar Da-Ae chromosome A9, Da-Ae, whole genome shotgun sequence genome:
- the LOC106364904 gene encoding CBS domain-containing protein CBSCBSPB3-like isoform X1 — translation MHVIVIGFIIFIASDLFRFFFGLRSIDIMSTQATGTSSTSGRRRGPPPPSKKPDQSEHHGSFVNVPNSPQPPSNVERTVKNLRLDKAITIPEGTTVFEACRRMAARRVGAILLTNSSSLLSGICTDKDIATRVIAEGLKPDQTPVSKVMTRNPVFVTSDSLALEALQKMVQGRFRHLPVVENGEVIAMLDITKCLYDAISRMEKAAEQGSALAAAVEGVRGAGFIETLREGMFKPALSTIITDSSKVVLVSPSDSVYVAAKRMRDLRVNSVIISMGSKVQGILTSKDILMRLVVQNLSPETILVEKVMTPSPECVSLETTILDALHTMHDGKFLHLPVLDKDGSVAACVDVLQITHAAISMVENSSGAVNDVANTMMQKFWDSALALDPVDHDSDGHSEMSGMMMMHRHSDIGKLTSCASLELENSFSFKVKDLKGRVHRFSSGGESLEELMGVVMQRIGIDVEEQRPQIMYEDDEGDKVLITSDSDLVGAVALARSTGQKVLRLYLDFTETETRSLGLETGQLKKVSTLDGKGCGGWVTWRGGVVVTGAVVITGVAVVVYLKRSKT, via the exons ATGCATGTTATTGTCATCGGATTTATCATCTTCATTGCATCGGATTTATTCAGATTTTTCTttgg CCTTAGATCGATCGATATCATGAGTACTCAAGCGACGGGGACTTCGTCAACATCAGGGAGGAGGAGAGGACCACCACCACCTTCCAAGAAACCAGACCAATCAGAGCACCACGGAAGCTTCGTCAACGTACCAAACTCACCTCAACCTCCCTCTAACGTTGAGAGAACAGTTAAAAATCTTCGGTTAGACAAAGCCATCACCATCCCCGAAGGCACCACCGTCTTCGAAGCTTGTCGGAGAATGGCTGCCCGTCGCGTCGGCGCCATTCTCTTAACCAACTCAAGCTCCCTCCTCTCCGGTATCTGCACCGACAAAGACATAGCTACAAGAGTCATCGCCGAAGGGTTAAAACCGGACCAGACTCCTGTCTCCAAAGTCATGACGAGAAACCCTGTCTTCGTCACCTCTGACTCCTTAGCCTTGGAAGCTCTTCAAAAAATGGTTCAAGGGAGGTTCAGACACTTGCCCGTCGTGGAGAACGGCGAAGTCATTGCTATGTTAGACATCACGAAGTGTTTATACGATGCTATCTCGAGGATGGAGAAAGCAGCCGAGCAAGGAAGCGCTTTAGCTGCTGCTGTGGAAGGTGTCAGAGGAGCTGGTTTCATCGAGACGTTGAGGGAAGGGATGTTTAAACCCGCCTTGTCGACGATTATCACCGATAGCTCCAAAGTTGTGCTTGTATCACCATCAGATTCTGTCTACGTCGCTGCGAAAAGGATGCGTGATCTGCGCGTAAACTCTGTGATCATCTCAATGGGGAGCAAAGTCCAGGGGATACTGACTTCTAAGGACATTCTTATGCGCCTTGTAGTCCAAAATTTATCTCCTGAAACGATTCTTGTTGAGAAAGTGATGACGCCGAGTCCTGAATGCGTCTCCTTAGAGACGACGATTCTTGACGCGTTGCATACGATGCACGATGGGAAGTTCTTGCATCTTCCGGTGTTGGACAAAGACGGTTCGGTTGCAGCTTGTGTTGACGTGTTGCAGATCACCCACGCGGCTATCTCGATGGTTGAGAACAGCTCTGGTGCTGTGAACGACGTGGCGAACACCATGATGCAGAAGTTTTGGGACTCGGCTCTTGCGTTGGACCCGGTTGATCATGATTCGGACGGTCATAGTGAAATGTcggggatgatgatgatgcatcGTCATTCAGATATTGGGAAGCTCACTTCTTGCGCTTCTCTAGAGCTAGAGAACTCGTTTTCATTCAAAGTCAAAGACCTTAAGGGCCGTGTGCATCGGTTTAGTTCCGGTGGTGAAAGTCTTGAAGAGCTGATGGGTGTTGTGATGCAAAGAATCGGTATTGATGTGGAGGAACAAAGGCCTCAGATTATGTATGAGGATGATGAAGGTGATAAGGTGTTGATTACGTCGGATAGTGATTTGGTTGGTGCTGTTGCTCTTGCTAGGTCTACTGGACAGAAGGTGTTGAGGCTGTATCTGGACTTCACCGAGACAGAAACAAGGAGCTTGGGTTTGGAAACGGGTCAACTCAAGAAAGTGAGTACTCTGGATGGAAAGGGATGTGGCGGGTGGGTTACATGGCGTGGTGGTGTGGTGGTTACAGGAGCTGTTGTGATAACGGGCGTAGCTGTAGTTGTTTACTTGAAACGCTCAAAGACATGA
- the LOC106367920 gene encoding pyruvate kinase 1, cytosolic, whose amino-acid sequence MHSSHLLLEEPIRMASILEPSKSSFFPALTKIVGTLGPKSRSVETLSGCLKSGMSVARFDFSWGDAEYHQETLDNLKIAVKSTKKLCAVMLDTVGPELQVINKSEKAITLKADGLVTLTPNQDREASSEVLPINFDGLAKAVKKGDTIFVGQYLFTGSETTSVWLEVDEVKGDDVICLSRNAATLAGSMFTLHASQVHIDMPTLTEKDKEVISTWGVQNKIDFLSLSYCRHAEDVRQTREMLKKLGDLSQTQIFAKIENVEGLNHFDEILQEADGIILSRGNLGIDLPPEKVFLFQKAALYKCNMAGKPAVLTRVVDSMTDNLRPTRAEATDVANAVLDGSDAILLGAETLRGLYPVETISTVGRICAEAEKVFNQDLYFKKTVKYVGEPMSHLESIASSAVRAAIKVKASVIICFTSSGRAARLIAKYRPTMPVISVVIPRVKTNQLKWSFSGAFEARQSLIVRGLFPMLADPRHPAESTSATNESVLKVALDHGKQAGVIKSHDRVVVCQKVGDASVVKIIELED is encoded by the exons ATGCATTCGAGCCATCTCCTTCTCGAGGAGCCGATCAGGATGGCTTCTATCCTCGAGCCATCCAAATCC AGCTTCTTTCCGGCGTTAACTAAGATCGTCGGGACTCTCGGTCCCAAATCCAGATCCGTTGAGACACTCTCCGGCTGTCTCAAATCCGGCATGTCTG TGGCTAGATTCGATTTCTCTTGGGGAGACGCTGAGTATCACCAAGAGACGCTTGATAATCTGAAGATTGCTGTTAAGAGCACCAAGAAGCTTTGTGCT GTTATGCTTGATACAGTGGGACCTGAGCTTCAAGTGATCAACAAGTCTGAGAAAGCTATTACTCTTAAAGCTGATGGACTTGTTACTTTGACTCCTAATCAAGACCGAGAAGCCTCTTCTGAAGTCCTTCCCATTAACTTTGATGGCCTTGCCAAG GCGGTGAAGAAAGGAGACACTATCTTTGTTGGGCAGTACCTATTCACTGGTAGTGAAACAACTTCAGTTTGGCTCGAg GTTGATGAAGTTAAAGGAGATGATGTCATTTGCCTTTCAAGGAATGCTGCTACTCTCGCTGGTTCTATGTTCACCTTGCACGCCTCTCAAGTTCACATCGATATGCCAACTCTTACTGAGAAAGATAAAGAG GTTATAAGCACATGGGGAGTTCAAAACAAAATCGACTTTCTCTCGTTGTCCTATTGTCGCCATGCAGAGGATGTTCGCCAG ACCCGTGAGATGCTTAAAAAGTTGGGTGACCTCTCTCAAACACAAATATTTGCCAAGATTGAGAACGTTGAG GGACTAAACCACTTTGATGAGATTCTACAAGAAGCTGATGGAATTATTCTTTCTCGTGGGAACTTGGGTATTGATCTACCCCCGGAGAAG gtgtttttgtttcaaaagGCGGCTCTTTACAAGTGCAACATGGCAGGAAAGCCAGCCGTTCTTACTCGTGTTGTTGATAGTATGACTGACAACTTGCGACCAACTCGTGCAGAGGCAACAGATGTTGCTAATGCTGTTTTAGATG GAAGTGATGCAATTCTTCTCGGTGCTGAGACTCTTCGCGGTCTGTACCCTGTGGAGACTATATCAACTGTCGGAAGGATCTGTGCTGAG GCAGAGAAGGTTTTCAATCAAGATTTGTACTTCAAGAAGACTGTCAAGTATGTTGGAGAGCCGATGTCTCACCTCGAATCCATTGCTTCTTCAGCT GTAAGGGCAGCAATCAAGGTTAAGGCATCCGTCATTATATGCTTTACCTCTTCTGGAAGAGCAGCCAG GTTGATTGCTAAATACAGGCCAACAATGCCGGTTATTTCTGTAGTCATTCCACGGGTTAAGACAAATCAGCTAAAATGGAGCTTCAGTGGAGCCTTTGAG GCTAGGCAGTCACTTATTGTCAGGGGCCTCTTCCCCATGCTTGCTGACCCTCGTCACCCT GCGGAATCAACAAGTGCGACGAACGAGTCAGTCCTGAAGGTTGCGTTAGACCACGGGAAGCAAGCAGGAGTGATCAAGTCGCACGACAGAGTAGTGGTGTGTCAGAAAGTTGGTGATGCATCTGTGGTCAAGATCATCGAGCTTGAGGATTGA
- the LOC106367921 gene encoding peroxiredoxin-2E, chloroplastic has product MATSLSVSRLLSSSAISVAKPLLSPTSAFTAPISFSRSLAPNLSLKSHTRRTSISAARSFSATTVSASISVGDKLPDSTLSYLDPATNDVKTVTVSSLTAGKKTILFAVPGAFTPTCSQKHVPGFVSKAGELRSKGVDVIACVSVNDAFVMEAWRKDLGISDEVMLLSDGNGEFTGKLGVELDLRDKPVGLGVRSRRYAILAEDGVVKVLNLEEGGAFTNSSAEDMLKAL; this is encoded by the coding sequence ATGGCGACTTCTCTCTCCGTCTCCAGACTCCTCTCTTCCTCCGCCATCTCCGTCGCCAAACCGCTACTCTCCCCAACCTCCGCCTTCACCGCCCCAATCTCCTTCTCCCGCTCCCTCGCTCCCAACCTCTCCCTCAAATCCCACACCCGCCGCACCTCCATCTCCGCCGCCAGATCCTTCTCAGCAACAACCGTCTCCGCCTCCATCTCCGTCGGAGACAAACTCCCAGACTCCACCCTCTCCTACCTCGATCCCGCCACCAACGACGTCAAAACAGTCACCGTCTCCTCCCTAACCGCCGGGAAGAAAACCATCCTCTTCGCCGTCCCGGGCGCCTTCACTCCCACCTGCTCGCAGAAACACGTCCCGGGATTCGTCTCCAAGGCCGGGGAGCTCAGATCCAAAGGCGTGGACGTCATCGCGTGCGTCTCCGTGAACGACGCGTTCGTGATGGAGGCGTGGAGGAAGGACCTCGGGATCAGCGACGAGGTGATGCTGTTGTCGGATGGGAACGGAGAGTTCACGGGGAAGCTCGGCGTGGAGTTGGATTTGAGGGATAAGCCTGTGGGGCTCGGAGTTAGGTCGAGGAGGTACGCGATTCTGGCGGAGGATGGTGTGGTGAAGGTGCTGAATCTTGAGGAAGGAGGTGCTTTCACTAACTCTAGTGCTGAGGATATGCTTAAAGCTCTTTGA
- the LOC106364904 gene encoding CBS domain-containing protein CBSCBSPB3-like isoform X2, with translation MSTQATGTSSTSGRRRGPPPPSKKPDQSEHHGSFVNVPNSPQPPSNVERTVKNLRLDKAITIPEGTTVFEACRRMAARRVGAILLTNSSSLLSGICTDKDIATRVIAEGLKPDQTPVSKVMTRNPVFVTSDSLALEALQKMVQGRFRHLPVVENGEVIAMLDITKCLYDAISRMEKAAEQGSALAAAVEGVRGAGFIETLREGMFKPALSTIITDSSKVVLVSPSDSVYVAAKRMRDLRVNSVIISMGSKVQGILTSKDILMRLVVQNLSPETILVEKVMTPSPECVSLETTILDALHTMHDGKFLHLPVLDKDGSVAACVDVLQITHAAISMVENSSGAVNDVANTMMQKFWDSALALDPVDHDSDGHSEMSGMMMMHRHSDIGKLTSCASLELENSFSFKVKDLKGRVHRFSSGGESLEELMGVVMQRIGIDVEEQRPQIMYEDDEGDKVLITSDSDLVGAVALARSTGQKVLRLYLDFTETETRSLGLETGQLKKVSTLDGKGCGGWVTWRGGVVVTGAVVITGVAVVVYLKRSKT, from the coding sequence ATGAGTACTCAAGCGACGGGGACTTCGTCAACATCAGGGAGGAGGAGAGGACCACCACCACCTTCCAAGAAACCAGACCAATCAGAGCACCACGGAAGCTTCGTCAACGTACCAAACTCACCTCAACCTCCCTCTAACGTTGAGAGAACAGTTAAAAATCTTCGGTTAGACAAAGCCATCACCATCCCCGAAGGCACCACCGTCTTCGAAGCTTGTCGGAGAATGGCTGCCCGTCGCGTCGGCGCCATTCTCTTAACCAACTCAAGCTCCCTCCTCTCCGGTATCTGCACCGACAAAGACATAGCTACAAGAGTCATCGCCGAAGGGTTAAAACCGGACCAGACTCCTGTCTCCAAAGTCATGACGAGAAACCCTGTCTTCGTCACCTCTGACTCCTTAGCCTTGGAAGCTCTTCAAAAAATGGTTCAAGGGAGGTTCAGACACTTGCCCGTCGTGGAGAACGGCGAAGTCATTGCTATGTTAGACATCACGAAGTGTTTATACGATGCTATCTCGAGGATGGAGAAAGCAGCCGAGCAAGGAAGCGCTTTAGCTGCTGCTGTGGAAGGTGTCAGAGGAGCTGGTTTCATCGAGACGTTGAGGGAAGGGATGTTTAAACCCGCCTTGTCGACGATTATCACCGATAGCTCCAAAGTTGTGCTTGTATCACCATCAGATTCTGTCTACGTCGCTGCGAAAAGGATGCGTGATCTGCGCGTAAACTCTGTGATCATCTCAATGGGGAGCAAAGTCCAGGGGATACTGACTTCTAAGGACATTCTTATGCGCCTTGTAGTCCAAAATTTATCTCCTGAAACGATTCTTGTTGAGAAAGTGATGACGCCGAGTCCTGAATGCGTCTCCTTAGAGACGACGATTCTTGACGCGTTGCATACGATGCACGATGGGAAGTTCTTGCATCTTCCGGTGTTGGACAAAGACGGTTCGGTTGCAGCTTGTGTTGACGTGTTGCAGATCACCCACGCGGCTATCTCGATGGTTGAGAACAGCTCTGGTGCTGTGAACGACGTGGCGAACACCATGATGCAGAAGTTTTGGGACTCGGCTCTTGCGTTGGACCCGGTTGATCATGATTCGGACGGTCATAGTGAAATGTcggggatgatgatgatgcatcGTCATTCAGATATTGGGAAGCTCACTTCTTGCGCTTCTCTAGAGCTAGAGAACTCGTTTTCATTCAAAGTCAAAGACCTTAAGGGCCGTGTGCATCGGTTTAGTTCCGGTGGTGAAAGTCTTGAAGAGCTGATGGGTGTTGTGATGCAAAGAATCGGTATTGATGTGGAGGAACAAAGGCCTCAGATTATGTATGAGGATGATGAAGGTGATAAGGTGTTGATTACGTCGGATAGTGATTTGGTTGGTGCTGTTGCTCTTGCTAGGTCTACTGGACAGAAGGTGTTGAGGCTGTATCTGGACTTCACCGAGACAGAAACAAGGAGCTTGGGTTTGGAAACGGGTCAACTCAAGAAAGTGAGTACTCTGGATGGAAAGGGATGTGGCGGGTGGGTTACATGGCGTGGTGGTGTGGTGGTTACAGGAGCTGTTGTGATAACGGGCGTAGCTGTAGTTGTTTACTTGAAACGCTCAAAGACATGA
- the LOC106363490 gene encoding enolase 1-like: MTKLTTMNYLSSELEASVVIGMDVAASEFYTSDKTYGLNFKEENNDGSQKISGDALKDLYKSFLAEYPIVSIEDPFDEDDWEHYAKITREVGEKYQVVGDDLLVTNPKVNQIGSVTESIEAVKMAKRAGWGVMASHRSGETEDTFLADLSGQIKTGAPCRSERLAKYNQLLRIEEELGAEAVYAGVNFRKPVKPILMRESNGAESLMM, from the exons ATGACGAAACTCACAACTATGAACTATTTATCATCAGAACTAGAGGCCTCG GTTGTCATTGGAATGGATGTGGCTGCATCTGAGTTCTACACATCAGACAAGACCTACGGCTTGAATTTCAAAGAAGAG AACAATGATGGCTCGCAAAAGATTTCTGGAGATGCTCTCAAGGACCTGTACAAGTCATTCCTTGCAGAGTACCCAATTGTATCCATTGAAGACCCATTTGACGAAGACGACTGGGAGCACTATGCCAAGATAACCCGCGAGGTGGGCGAGAAGTATCAGGTTGTAGGTGATGATCTGTTGGTCACCAACCCCAAG GTTAACCAAATAGGATCTGTAACGGAGAGTATTGAGGCGGTTAAGATGGCAAAGAGAGCTGGTTGGGGAGTGATGGCCAGCCACCGTAGTGGAGAGACCGAGGACACCTTCCTTGCTGACTTATCT GGGCAAATCAAGACCGGAGCTCCATGCAGATCAGAGCGTCTTGCCAAATACAATCAG CTATTGAGAATTGAGGAGGAGCTTGGAGCAGAGGCAGTGTATGCAGGAGTCAATTTCCGCAAGCCTGTGAAGCCAATACTAATGAGAGAATCAAATGGAGCTGAGAGTTTGATGATGTGa
- the LOC106363489 gene encoding F-box/kelch-repeat protein At5g39560-like, with protein MTFEEVEPKKEKICQPLSSFSSLPDEITENILARVSRWNYPPLSLVSKSFRSLLSSLEIYKTRSQIGTEETCVYVCLQLHNQPHPSWFSVWAKPNNQTLTKQRGKIRFKKDPTGNSVVPTRIHSPRITSRSTVTVDPEIYLIGGPREEPSSSVWILDCRSHTWRNGPNMTVARPGGSMRIY; from the coding sequence ATGACCTTCGAAGAAGTTGAACCAAAGAAGGAAAAGATTTGTCAGCCACTGTCATCGTTTTCTTCACTTCCAGATGAAATCACAGAAAACATTCTTGCCCGTGTTTCGAGGTGGAACTATCCTCCGCTTTCTCTCGTCTCAAAGAGCTTCCGCTCTCTCTTATCTTCCTTGGAAATCTATAAGACGCGATCTCAAATCGGAACCGAAGAAACATGCGTATATGTCTGCCTACAGTTACACAATCAACCACATCCGAGCTGGTTTAGTGTTTGGGCTAAACCTAATAATCAAACCCTAACCAAACAGAGAGGAAAGATTAGGTTTAAGAAGGATCCAACTGGAAACTCGGTTGTTCCGACACGTATACATTCTCCTCGCATAACAAGTCGGTCCACCGTAACGGTTGATCCTGAAATCTACTTAATCGGTGGACCCCGCGAGGAGCCTTCTTCCTCTGTTTGGATCCTTGATTGTCGGAGTCATACTTGGCGTAACGGCCCTAACATGACCGTGGCACGGCCGGGAGGATCCATGCGTATTTACTGA